A region from the Lutra lutra chromosome 1, mLutLut1.2, whole genome shotgun sequence genome encodes:
- the TMEM45A gene encoding transmembrane protein 45A: protein MGSFKGHALPGTFFIIMGIWWTIKCILKYAFKKHKRTSYLGSKALFHRIEIFEGIVLIGMAITGMLGEQFIPGGPHLALYDYKEGQWVELLSWHHFTMYFFFGLLGVANILCFIISSLPTSLTKLMLSNGLFVEAFVLYNHTHGREMLDIFVHQLLVLAVFVAGLIAFLELFIRTNITVELLRTSFILLQGSWFWQIGFVLYPPSGAPAWDAMDHDNIMFLTICFCWHYALNIVVVGMIYAFVTWLVKSRLQRFCPSEVGLLKNAEREQESEEEM from the exons ATGGGGAGTTTCAAAGGTCATGCCCTCCCTGGAACCTTCTTCATTATCATGGGTATTTGGTGGACCATCAAGTGCATTCTGAAGTATGCCTTCAAAAAGCATAAAAGGACTTCCTACCTTGGCTCCAAAGCATTATTCCATCGAATAGAAATTTTTGAGGGAATTGTATTAATTGGCATGGCCATCACTG GCATGCTCGGGGAGCAGTTTATTCCTGGTGGGCCCCACTTAGCCTTATATGACTATAAAGAGGGCCAGTGGGTCGAACTCTTGAGCTGGCATCATTTCaccatgtatttcttctttgggctGCTGGGTGTGGCGAACATCTTGTGTTTTATCATCAGTTCACTTCCCACCTCCTTAACCAAGTTGATGTTGTCGAATGGCTTATTCGTGGAGG CTTTTGTCTTGTACAATCACACTCATGGCCGGGAAATGCTGGACATCTTTGTGCACCAGCTGCTGGTCTTGGCTGTCTTTGTGGCAGGCCTGATTGCCTTCTTGGAGCTCTTCATACGGACCAATATCACTGTGGAACTTCTTCGGACAAGCTTTATCCTGCTTCAGGGGAGCTGGTTTTGGCAG attGGTTTTGTCCTTTATCCCCCCAGTGGAGCTCCTGCATGGGATGCAATGGATCATGACAACATCATGTTTCTTACCATATGCTTTTGTTGGCATTATGCATTAAACATTGTTGTTGTTGGAATGATTTATGCCTTTGTCACTTG GTTGGTTAAATCTCGGCTTCAGAGGTTCTGCCCCTCAGAAGTTGGACTCCTGAAAAATGCTGAACGAGAACAAGAATCAGAAGAAGAGATGTGA